Part of the Enterobacter pseudoroggenkampii genome, ACGAAATGAAAACCGGTGAGTACCTGAGTAAGGGGCTGACTGAAGCGGGGTTTGTCGTAGACCACGCGGATAATGGCCTGAACGGCTACCATCTCGCCATGACCGCTGAATACGATCTGCTGATTCTGGATATCATGCTGCCCGATGTGAACGGCTGGGACATTGTCCGTATGCTCCGCTCTGCCGGCAAAGGGATGCCCATTCTGTTACTTACGGCTCTCGGTACGATTGAACATCGGGTTAAAGGGCTGGAGCTGGGCGCGGATGATTATCTGATTAAGCCTTTCGCCTTTGCCGAGCTGCTCGCCAGGGTAAGGACGCTGTTAAGACGCGGAAATACGGTGATCGCGGAAAGCCAGCTTCAGGTGGCAGATCTTACGGTTGACCTCGTGTCGAGAAAGGTCAGCCGGGCCGGAAGTCGCATCATGTTAACCAGCAAAGAGTTCAGCCTGCTGGAGTTTTTCATGCGCCATCAGGGAGAAGTGCTTCCCCGCTCCCTGATTGCCTCCCAGGTGTGGGACATGAATTTTGACAGCGACACAAACGCGATTGATGTGGCGGTAAAGC contains:
- a CDS encoding copper/silver response regulator transcription factor; protein product: MKILIVEDEMKTGEYLSKGLTEAGFVVDHADNGLNGYHLAMTAEYDLLILDIMLPDVNGWDIVRMLRSAGKGMPILLLTALGTIEHRVKGLELGADDYLIKPFAFAELLARVRTLLRRGNTVIAESQLQVADLTVDLVSRKVSRAGSRIMLTSKEFSLLEFFMRHQGEVLPRSLIASQVWDMNFDSDTNAIDVAVKRLRAKIDNDFEPKLIQTVRGVGYMLEVPDAR